A DNA window from Drosophila sechellia strain sech25 chromosome X, ASM438219v1, whole genome shotgun sequence contains the following coding sequences:
- the LOC6619893 gene encoding tyrosine-protein phosphatase 10D isoform X2 gives MLYQLSKATTRIRLKRQKAVPQHRWLWSLAFLAAFTLKDVRCADLAISIPNNPGMDDGASYRLDYSPPFGYPEPNTTIASREIGDEIQFSRALPGTKYNFWLYYTNFTHHDWLTWTVTITTAPDPPSNLSVQVRSGKNAIILWSPPTQGSYTAFKIKVLGLSEASSSYNRTFQVNDNTFQHSVKELTPGATYQVQAYTIYDGKESVAYTSRNFTTKPNTPGKFIVWFRNETTLLVLWQPPYPAGIYTHYKVSIEPPDANDSVLYVEKEGEPPGPAQAAFKGLVPGRAYNISVQTMSEDEISLPTTAQYRTVPLRPLNVTFDRDFITSNSFRVLWEAPKGISEFDKYQVSVATTRRQSTVPRSNEPVAFFDFRDIAEPGKTFNVIVKTVSGKVTSWPATGDVTLRPLPVRNLRSINDDKTNTMIITWEADPASTQDEYRIVYHELETFNGDTSTLTTDRTRFTLESLLPGRNYSLSVQAVSKKMESNETSIFVVTRPSSPIIEDLKSIRMGLNISWKSDVNSKQEQYEVLYSRNGTSDLRTQKTKESRLVIKNLQPGAGYELKVFAVSHDLRSEPHAYFQAVYPNPPRNMTIETVRSNSVLVHWSPPESGEFTEYSIRYRTDSEQQWVRLPSVRSTEADITDMTKGEKYTIQVNTVSFGVESPVPQEVNTTVPPNPVSNIIQLVDSRNITLEWPKPEGRVESYILKWWPSDNPGRVQTKNVSENKSADDLSTVRVLIGELMPGVQYKFDIQTTSYGILSGITSLYPRTMPLIQSDVVVANGEKEDERDTITLSYTPTPQSSSKFDIYRFSLGDAEIRDKEKLANDTDRKVTFTGLLPGRLYNITVWTVSGGVASLPIQRQDRLYPEPITQLHATNITDTEISLRWDLPKGEYNDFDIAYLTADNLLAQNMTTKNEITISDLRPHRNYTFTVVVRSGTESSVLRSSSPLSASFTTNEAVPGRVERFHPTDVQPSEINFEWSLPSSEANGVIRQFSIAYTNINNLTDAGMQDFESEEAFGVIKNLKPGETYVFKIQAKTAIGFGPEREYRQTMPILAPPRPATQVVPTEVYRSSSTIQIRFRKNYFSDQNGQVRMYTIIVAEDDAKNASGLEMPSWLDVQSYSVWLPYQAIDPYYPFENRSVEDFTIGTENCDNHKIGYCNGPLKSGTTYRVKVRAFTGADKFTDTAYSFPIQTDQDNTSLIVAITVPLTIILVLLVTLLFYKRRRNNCRKTTKDSRANDNMSLPDSVIEQNRPILIKNFAEHYRLMSADSDFRFSEEFEELKHVGRDQPCTFADLPCNRPKNRFTNILPYDHSRFKLQPVDDDEGSDYINANYVPGHNSPREFIVTQGPLHSTRDDFWRMCWESNSRAIVMLTRCFEKGREKCDQYWPNDTVPVFYGDIKVQILNDSHYADWVMTEFMLCRGSEQRILRHFHFTTWPDFGVPNPPQTLVRFVRAFRDRIGAEQRPIVVHCSAGVGRSGTFITLDRILQQINTSDYVDIFGIVYAMRKERVWMVQTEQQYICIHQCLLAVLEGKENIVGPAREMHDNEGYEGQQVQLDENGDVVATIEGHLSHHDLQQAEAEAIDDENAAILHDDQQPLTSSFTGHHTHMPPTTSMSSFGGGGGGHTNLDAPDR, from the exons GACGTTCGATGTGCAGATCTAGCCATAAGTATACCCAATAATCCCGGCATGGACGATGGGGCCTCCTATCGACTGGACTACAGTCCGCCCTTCGGCTATCCGGAGCCCAACACGACGATTGCCTCGCGGGAGATCGGCGATGAGATTCAGTTCTCACGCGCCCTACCGGGCACCAAATACAACTTTTGGCTGTACTACACGAATTTCACGCACCACGATTGGCTCACCTGGACGGTGACGATAACAACAG CTCCCGATCCGCCATCGAATCTGTCCGTTCAGGTGAGGAGCGGCAAGAATGCCATCATCCTGTGGTCTCCGCCCACCCAGGGCAGCTATACGGCCTTCAAGATCAAGGTGCTCGGACTGTCGGAGGCGTCGAGCAGCTACAACCGCACCTTCCAGGTGAACGACAACACATTCCAGCACAGCGTCAAGGAGCTGACACCGGGAGCCACCTACCAGGTGCAGGCCTATACCATCTACGATGGCAAGGAGTCGGTGGCCTACACCAGTCGCAACTTCACCACAA AGCCCAACACTCCGGGGAAATTCATCGTCTGGTTCCGTAATGAGACGACACTGCTGGTCCTGTGGCAGCCGCCGTATCCGGCGGGCATCTACACGCACTACAAGGTATCCATCGAGCCGCCGGATGCCAACGATAGTGTGCTCTATGTGGAGAAGGAGGGCGAACCGCCCGGACCGGCGCAGGCTGCCTTCAAGGGTCTGGTGCCCGGTAGGGCGTACAACATATCCGTGCAGACGATGTCCGAGGATGAGATCTCATTGCCGACGACGGCGCAATATCGAACGGTGCCGTTGCGTCCGCTGAACGTGACCTTTGACCGCGACTTCATTACCTCCAATTCGTTCCGGGTGCTGTGGGAGGCGCCCAAGGGCATCTCCGAATTTGACAAATACCAGGTTTCGGTGGCCACAACACGACGCCAATCCACGGTGCCGCGCAGCAACGAACCGGTGGCATTCTTCGATTTTCGCGACATCGCCGAACCGGGCAAGACGTTCAATGTGATCGTGAAGACCGTATCCGGCAAGGTCACCTCGTGGCCAGCCACCGGGGATGTGACACTGCGACCACTGCCCGTACGCAATTTGCGGAGCATCAACGATGACAAGACGAATACCATGATCATTACATGGGAGGCGGATCCGGCCAGCACGCAGGATGAGTACCGCATTGT ATACCACGAACTGGAGACATTTAATGGTGACACCAGTACCCTGACCACGGATCGGACTCGATTCACCCTGGAGAGCCTGCTACCCGGCCGCAACTACTCATTGTCCGTCCAGGCGGTATCCAAGAAGATGGAATCGAATGAGACTAGCATCTTTGTGGTCACCCGACCCTCGTCGCCCATCATCGAGGACTTGAAGAGCATCCGGATGGGTCTGAACATCAGTTGGAAGAGCGATGTCAACTCCAAGCAGGAGCAGTACGAGGTGCTGTACTCCCGCAACGGAACCAGCGACTTGCGCACCCAAAAGACCAAGGAGTCGCGCCTGGTGATTAAGAATCTGCAGCCGGGTGCTGGCTATGAACTCAAGGTGTTTGCAGTCAGTCACGATCTGCGAAGCGAACCACATGCCTATTTCCAAGCAGTTT ATCCGAATCCACCACGTAACATGACCATCGAGACGGTGAGGAGCAACTCGGTGCTGGTCCACTGGTCACCGCCGGAAAGCGGTGAATTTACCGAGTACTCGATACGCTATCGCACGGACAGCGAACAGCAGTGGGTGCGCCTGCCCAGCGTTCGGTCCACGGAGGCGGATATCACCGACATGACCAAGGGCGAAAAGTACACCATTCAGGTGAACACGGTCAGCTTTGGCGTGGAGAGTCCAGTGCCGCAGGAGGTGAACACCACAGTGCCGCCGAATCCGGTGTCCAATATCATTCAATTGGTGGACTCACGGAACATCACTTTGGAGTGGCCCAAGCCAGAGGGTCGCGTGGAATCGTACATTCTTAAGTGGTGGCCCAGCGATAATCCCGGTCGTGTCCAGACCAAGAACGTCTCCGAGAACAAGTCGG CCGACGATTTGTCGACAGTGCGTGTCCTCATCGGCGAACTGATGCCCGGCGTGCAGTACAAGTTTGACATCCAGACGACGTCGTATGGAATCTTGTCGGGCATCACCAGCCTGTATCCGCGCACTATGCCGCTCATCCAGTCGGACGTGGTGGTGGCCAATGGCGAGAAGGAGGACGAGCGGGACACCATCACTCTGAGCTACACACCCACGCCGCAGTCGTCGTCCAAGTTCGATATCTATCGGTTCTCCCTCGGCGATGCCGAGATCCGGGACAAAGAGAAGCTGGCCAACGATACGGATCGCAAGGTGACGTTTACGGGTCTGTTGCCTGGTCGACTGTACAACATCACAGTTTGGACTGTGAGCGGTGGTGTGGCCAGTTTGCCTATACAACGACAGGATCGCCTCTATCCGGAACCCATCACTCAGCTGCATGCCACAAACATCACGGATACAGAGATCTCACTGCGCTGGGATTTGCCCAAGGGCGAGTACAATGACTTCGATATTGCCTACCTCACGGCGGACAATCTGTTGGCCCAGAATATGACCACCAAGAATGAGATCACCATCAGTGACCTGCGACCCCACAGGAACTACACATTCACCGTGGTGGTTCGTTCCGGCACTGAATCGTCGGTGCTGAGGAGCAGTTCACCATTATCCGCTAGCTTTACGACCAATGAAGCGGTGCCAGGTCGAGTTGAACGCTTCCATCCCACGGATGTCCAGCCCAGCGAGATCAATTTCGAGTGGTCGCTGCCATCCAGTGAGGCAAATGGCGTCATCCGCCAGTTCTCGATAGCCTATACAAATATCAATAACCTCACGGATGCGGGCATGCAGGACTTTGAGTCGGAGGAGGCATTCGGTGTGATCAAGAATCTAAAGCCCGGCGAGACCTATGTGTTCAAGATTCAGGCCAAGACTGCCATCGGTTTCGGTCCGGAGCGGGAGTACCGGCAAACGATGCCGATACTAGCGCCACCACGTCCTGCCACCCAAGTGGTGCCCACCGAGGTCTATCGCAGCTCATCGACCATTCAGATTCGGTTTAGGAAGAACTACTTCTCGGATCAAAACGGTCAGGTGCGCATGTACACGATCATCGTGGCCGAGGATGATGCCAAGAATGCCTCCGGCCTGGAGATGCCCAGCTGGCTGGATGTGCAGTCGTACAGCGTTTGGCTGCCCTATCAGGCCATAGATCCGTACTATCCATTCGAGAACCGATCCGTGGAGGACTTTACCATCGGCACTGAGAACTGTGACAATCACAAGATCGGCTACTGCAACGGACCACTGAAATCGGGAACCACCTACCGGGTGAAGGTGCGGGCGTTCACCGGAGCGGATAAGTTCACGGATACCGCCTACAGTTTTCCCATTCAGACAG ATCAAGACAACACCTCACTGATTGTGGCCATTACGGTGCCGCTAACTATCATCTTGGTGCTCCTGGTGACGCTTTTGTTCTACAAACGACGACGCAACAATTGCCGTAAGACGACCAAGGATTCGAGGGCCAATGACAATATGTCCCTGCCGGATAGCGTAATCGAGCAGAATCGCCCCATTCTGATCAAGAACTTTGCGGAGCACTATCGCCTGATGTCCGCCGATTCGGACTTCCGTTTCAGCGAGGAATTCGAGGAACTGAAGCACGTGGGCCGAGATCAGCCGTGCACTTTTGCCGATCTGCCCTGCAATCGTCCGAAGAACAGATTCACCAATATACTGCCCTACGATCACTCACGTTTCAAGCTTCAGCCGGTGGACGATGATGAGGGCAGTGATTACATCAATGCCAACTACGTGCCGGGTCACAATTCACCGCGCGAGTTCATCGTGACCCAGGGACCATTGCATTCGACTCGCGATGACTTCTGGCGAATGTGCTGGGAGAGCAACTCGCGGGCCATAGTCATGCTGACCAGGTGCTTTGAGAAGGGTCGGGAGAAGTGCGACCAGTATTGGCCAAATGATACGGTGCCCGTCTTCTACGGGGACATCAAGGTGCAGATACTCAACGACAGTCACTATGCCGACTGGGTGATGACCGAGTTCATGCTGTGCAGG GGCAGCGAACAGCGCATCCTGCGGCACTTCCACTTCACCACCTGGCCGGACTTCGGTGTTCCCAATCCGCCACAGACACTGGTGCGCTTCGTGCGCGCCTTCCGCGATCGAATTGGTGCGGAACAGCGACCCATTGTGGTCCACTGTAGCGCCGGAGTGGGAAGGTCGGGCACCTTCATCACCCTGGATCGCATCCTGCAGCAGATCAACACGTCTGACTATGTGGACATATTTGGCATTGTGTATGCCATGCGCAAGG AGCGCGTTTGGATGGTGCAGACGGAGCAGCAGTACATCTGCATCCACCAGTGCCTGCTGGCGGTGCTCGAGGGGAAGGAGAACATCGTGGGTCCCGCTCGCGAGATGCACGACAACGAGGGCTATGAAG GCCAACAAGTGCAGCTGGACGAGAACGGTGATGTGGTGGCCACCATTGAGGGTCACCTGTCGCATCATGATCTGCAGCAGGCCGAGGCGGAGGCCATTGACGATGAGAATGCGGCGATACTCCATGATGACCAGCAGCCGCTGACCAGTAGCTTTACTGGACACCACACTCACATGCCGCCCACCACATCGATGAGCTCCTTTGGCGGCGGAGGTGGAGGCCATACAAATTTGGATGCACCGGATAGATGA
- the LOC6619893 gene encoding tyrosine-protein phosphatase 10D isoform X3 has translation MLYQLSKATTRIRLKRQKAVPQHRWLWSLAFLAAFTLKDVRCADLAISIPNNPGMDDGASYRLDYSPPFGYPEPNTTIASREIGDEIQFSRALPGTKYNFWLYYTNFTHHDWLTWTVTITTAPDPPSNLSVQVRSGKNAIILWSPPTQGSYTAFKIKVLGLSEASSSYNRTFQVNDNTFQHSVKELTPGATYQVQAYTIYDGKESVAYTSRNFTTKPNTPGKFIVWFRNETTLLVLWQPPYPAGIYTHYKVSIEPPDANDSVLYVEKEGEPPGPAQAAFKGLVPGRAYNISVQTMSEDEISLPTTAQYRTVPLRPLNVTFDRDFITSNSFRVLWEAPKGISEFDKYQVSVATTRRQSTVPRSNEPVAFFDFRDIAEPGKTFNVIVKTVSGKVTSWPATGDVTLRPLPVRNLRSINDDKTNTMIITWEADPASTQDEYRIVYHELETFNGDTSTLTTDRTRFTLESLLPGRNYSLSVQAVSKKMESNETSIFVVTRPSSPIIEDLKSIRMGLNISWKSDVNSKQEQYEVLYSRNGTSDLRTQKTKESRLVIKNLQPGAGYELKVFAVSHDLRSEPHAYFQAVYPNPPRNMTIETVRSNSVLVHWSPPESGEFTEYSIRYRTDSEQQWVRLPSVRSTEADITDMTKGEKYTIQVNTVSFGVESPVPQEVNTTVPPNPVSNIIQLVDSRNITLEWPKPEGRVESYILKWWPSDNPGRVQTKNVSENKSADDLSTVRVLIGELMPGVQYKFDIQTTSYGILSGITSLYPRTMPLIQSDVVVANGEKEDERDTITLSYTPTPQSSSKFDIYRFSLGDAEIRDKEKLANDTDRKVTFTGLLPGRLYNITVWTVSGGVASLPIQRQDRLYPEPITQLHATNITDTEISLRWDLPKGEYNDFDIAYLTADNLLAQNMTTKNEITISDLRPHRNYTFTVVVRSGTESSVLRSSSPLSASFTTNEAVPGRVERFHPTDVQPSEINFEWSLPSSEANGVIRQFSIAYTNINNLTDAGMQDFESEEAFGVIKNLKPGETYVFKIQAKTAIGFGPEREYRQTMPILAPPRPATQVVPTEVYRSSSTIQIRFRKNYFSDQNGQVRMYTIIVAEDDAKNASGLEMPSWLDVQSYSVWLPYQAIDPYYPFENRSVEDFTIGTENCDNHKIGYCNGPLKSGTTYRVKVRAFTGADKFTDTAYSFPIQTDQDNTSLIVAITVPLTIILVLLVTLLFYKRRRNNCRKTTKDSRANDNMSLPDSVIEQNRPILIKNFAEHYRLMSADSDFRFSEEFEELKHVGRDQPCTFADLPCNRPKNRFTNILPYDHSRFKLQPVDDDEGSDYINANYVPGHNSPREFIVTQGPLHSTRDDFWRMCWESNSRAIVMLTRCFEKGREKCDQYWPNDTVPVFYGDIKVQILNDSHYADWVMTEFMLCRGSEQRILRHFHFTTWPDFGVPNPPQTLVRFVRAFRDRIGAEQRPIVVHCSAGVGRSGTFITLDRILQQINTSDYVDIFGIVYAMRKERVWMVQTEQQYICIHQCLLAVLEGKENIVGPAREMHDNEGYEDDEGIAESGM, from the exons GACGTTCGATGTGCAGATCTAGCCATAAGTATACCCAATAATCCCGGCATGGACGATGGGGCCTCCTATCGACTGGACTACAGTCCGCCCTTCGGCTATCCGGAGCCCAACACGACGATTGCCTCGCGGGAGATCGGCGATGAGATTCAGTTCTCACGCGCCCTACCGGGCACCAAATACAACTTTTGGCTGTACTACACGAATTTCACGCACCACGATTGGCTCACCTGGACGGTGACGATAACAACAG CTCCCGATCCGCCATCGAATCTGTCCGTTCAGGTGAGGAGCGGCAAGAATGCCATCATCCTGTGGTCTCCGCCCACCCAGGGCAGCTATACGGCCTTCAAGATCAAGGTGCTCGGACTGTCGGAGGCGTCGAGCAGCTACAACCGCACCTTCCAGGTGAACGACAACACATTCCAGCACAGCGTCAAGGAGCTGACACCGGGAGCCACCTACCAGGTGCAGGCCTATACCATCTACGATGGCAAGGAGTCGGTGGCCTACACCAGTCGCAACTTCACCACAA AGCCCAACACTCCGGGGAAATTCATCGTCTGGTTCCGTAATGAGACGACACTGCTGGTCCTGTGGCAGCCGCCGTATCCGGCGGGCATCTACACGCACTACAAGGTATCCATCGAGCCGCCGGATGCCAACGATAGTGTGCTCTATGTGGAGAAGGAGGGCGAACCGCCCGGACCGGCGCAGGCTGCCTTCAAGGGTCTGGTGCCCGGTAGGGCGTACAACATATCCGTGCAGACGATGTCCGAGGATGAGATCTCATTGCCGACGACGGCGCAATATCGAACGGTGCCGTTGCGTCCGCTGAACGTGACCTTTGACCGCGACTTCATTACCTCCAATTCGTTCCGGGTGCTGTGGGAGGCGCCCAAGGGCATCTCCGAATTTGACAAATACCAGGTTTCGGTGGCCACAACACGACGCCAATCCACGGTGCCGCGCAGCAACGAACCGGTGGCATTCTTCGATTTTCGCGACATCGCCGAACCGGGCAAGACGTTCAATGTGATCGTGAAGACCGTATCCGGCAAGGTCACCTCGTGGCCAGCCACCGGGGATGTGACACTGCGACCACTGCCCGTACGCAATTTGCGGAGCATCAACGATGACAAGACGAATACCATGATCATTACATGGGAGGCGGATCCGGCCAGCACGCAGGATGAGTACCGCATTGT ATACCACGAACTGGAGACATTTAATGGTGACACCAGTACCCTGACCACGGATCGGACTCGATTCACCCTGGAGAGCCTGCTACCCGGCCGCAACTACTCATTGTCCGTCCAGGCGGTATCCAAGAAGATGGAATCGAATGAGACTAGCATCTTTGTGGTCACCCGACCCTCGTCGCCCATCATCGAGGACTTGAAGAGCATCCGGATGGGTCTGAACATCAGTTGGAAGAGCGATGTCAACTCCAAGCAGGAGCAGTACGAGGTGCTGTACTCCCGCAACGGAACCAGCGACTTGCGCACCCAAAAGACCAAGGAGTCGCGCCTGGTGATTAAGAATCTGCAGCCGGGTGCTGGCTATGAACTCAAGGTGTTTGCAGTCAGTCACGATCTGCGAAGCGAACCACATGCCTATTTCCAAGCAGTTT ATCCGAATCCACCACGTAACATGACCATCGAGACGGTGAGGAGCAACTCGGTGCTGGTCCACTGGTCACCGCCGGAAAGCGGTGAATTTACCGAGTACTCGATACGCTATCGCACGGACAGCGAACAGCAGTGGGTGCGCCTGCCCAGCGTTCGGTCCACGGAGGCGGATATCACCGACATGACCAAGGGCGAAAAGTACACCATTCAGGTGAACACGGTCAGCTTTGGCGTGGAGAGTCCAGTGCCGCAGGAGGTGAACACCACAGTGCCGCCGAATCCGGTGTCCAATATCATTCAATTGGTGGACTCACGGAACATCACTTTGGAGTGGCCCAAGCCAGAGGGTCGCGTGGAATCGTACATTCTTAAGTGGTGGCCCAGCGATAATCCCGGTCGTGTCCAGACCAAGAACGTCTCCGAGAACAAGTCGG CCGACGATTTGTCGACAGTGCGTGTCCTCATCGGCGAACTGATGCCCGGCGTGCAGTACAAGTTTGACATCCAGACGACGTCGTATGGAATCTTGTCGGGCATCACCAGCCTGTATCCGCGCACTATGCCGCTCATCCAGTCGGACGTGGTGGTGGCCAATGGCGAGAAGGAGGACGAGCGGGACACCATCACTCTGAGCTACACACCCACGCCGCAGTCGTCGTCCAAGTTCGATATCTATCGGTTCTCCCTCGGCGATGCCGAGATCCGGGACAAAGAGAAGCTGGCCAACGATACGGATCGCAAGGTGACGTTTACGGGTCTGTTGCCTGGTCGACTGTACAACATCACAGTTTGGACTGTGAGCGGTGGTGTGGCCAGTTTGCCTATACAACGACAGGATCGCCTCTATCCGGAACCCATCACTCAGCTGCATGCCACAAACATCACGGATACAGAGATCTCACTGCGCTGGGATTTGCCCAAGGGCGAGTACAATGACTTCGATATTGCCTACCTCACGGCGGACAATCTGTTGGCCCAGAATATGACCACCAAGAATGAGATCACCATCAGTGACCTGCGACCCCACAGGAACTACACATTCACCGTGGTGGTTCGTTCCGGCACTGAATCGTCGGTGCTGAGGAGCAGTTCACCATTATCCGCTAGCTTTACGACCAATGAAGCGGTGCCAGGTCGAGTTGAACGCTTCCATCCCACGGATGTCCAGCCCAGCGAGATCAATTTCGAGTGGTCGCTGCCATCCAGTGAGGCAAATGGCGTCATCCGCCAGTTCTCGATAGCCTATACAAATATCAATAACCTCACGGATGCGGGCATGCAGGACTTTGAGTCGGAGGAGGCATTCGGTGTGATCAAGAATCTAAAGCCCGGCGAGACCTATGTGTTCAAGATTCAGGCCAAGACTGCCATCGGTTTCGGTCCGGAGCGGGAGTACCGGCAAACGATGCCGATACTAGCGCCACCACGTCCTGCCACCCAAGTGGTGCCCACCGAGGTCTATCGCAGCTCATCGACCATTCAGATTCGGTTTAGGAAGAACTACTTCTCGGATCAAAACGGTCAGGTGCGCATGTACACGATCATCGTGGCCGAGGATGATGCCAAGAATGCCTCCGGCCTGGAGATGCCCAGCTGGCTGGATGTGCAGTCGTACAGCGTTTGGCTGCCCTATCAGGCCATAGATCCGTACTATCCATTCGAGAACCGATCCGTGGAGGACTTTACCATCGGCACTGAGAACTGTGACAATCACAAGATCGGCTACTGCAACGGACCACTGAAATCGGGAACCACCTACCGGGTGAAGGTGCGGGCGTTCACCGGAGCGGATAAGTTCACGGATACCGCCTACAGTTTTCCCATTCAGACAG ATCAAGACAACACCTCACTGATTGTGGCCATTACGGTGCCGCTAACTATCATCTTGGTGCTCCTGGTGACGCTTTTGTTCTACAAACGACGACGCAACAATTGCCGTAAGACGACCAAGGATTCGAGGGCCAATGACAATATGTCCCTGCCGGATAGCGTAATCGAGCAGAATCGCCCCATTCTGATCAAGAACTTTGCGGAGCACTATCGCCTGATGTCCGCCGATTCGGACTTCCGTTTCAGCGAGGAATTCGAGGAACTGAAGCACGTGGGCCGAGATCAGCCGTGCACTTTTGCCGATCTGCCCTGCAATCGTCCGAAGAACAGATTCACCAATATACTGCCCTACGATCACTCACGTTTCAAGCTTCAGCCGGTGGACGATGATGAGGGCAGTGATTACATCAATGCCAACTACGTGCCGGGTCACAATTCACCGCGCGAGTTCATCGTGACCCAGGGACCATTGCATTCGACTCGCGATGACTTCTGGCGAATGTGCTGGGAGAGCAACTCGCGGGCCATAGTCATGCTGACCAGGTGCTTTGAGAAGGGTCGGGAGAAGTGCGACCAGTATTGGCCAAATGATACGGTGCCCGTCTTCTACGGGGACATCAAGGTGCAGATACTCAACGACAGTCACTATGCCGACTGGGTGATGACCGAGTTCATGCTGTGCAGG GGCAGCGAACAGCGCATCCTGCGGCACTTCCACTTCACCACCTGGCCGGACTTCGGTGTTCCCAATCCGCCACAGACACTGGTGCGCTTCGTGCGCGCCTTCCGCGATCGAATTGGTGCGGAACAGCGACCCATTGTGGTCCACTGTAGCGCCGGAGTGGGAAGGTCGGGCACCTTCATCACCCTGGATCGCATCCTGCAGCAGATCAACACGTCTGACTATGTGGACATATTTGGCATTGTGTATGCCATGCGCAAGG AGCGCGTTTGGATGGTGCAGACGGAGCAGCAGTACATCTGCATCCACCAGTGCCTGCTGGCGGTGCTCGAGGGGAAGGAGAACATCGTGGGTCCCGCTCGCGAGATGCACGACAACGAGGGCTATGAAG ATGACGAGGGCATTGCAGAGTCGGGCATGTAA